From Aristaeella lactis, the proteins below share one genomic window:
- the asnS gene encoding asparagine--tRNA ligase, protein MTTITTRELKERLQDLQGQEVTLLGWIRNHRKQKNMGFVDFFDGTCFKNPQVVYDNTLPDFETVQALRVGSAVKVTGKVVPSYKDPETPEIQASEITLEGDCPEDYPLQPKRHTVEYLREIAYLRPRTRLFQAVFRVRSVASMAIHTYFQDRGYVYVHTPLITGNDAEGAGNTFTVTTLPKGSTADASEDFFGKPTSLAVTGQLEGETFAMAFSKIYTFGPTFRAENSNTKTHAAEFWMIEPEIAFCDLDQLMDLEEDFLKAIVKTVLEKCPDELKFLDQFTGGGLLDKLNTLLTSTCARVTHEEAIAILRKAMENGTEFKFEPKFGEDTAKEHEKYLTEEYFHSPVFVYNWPKDIKAFYMYQNDDGKTVAAVDLLVPGSGELMGGSQRETRYDLLVQRMDELGISKEEMYWYVNLRRFGGCTHSGFGMGFERLLIYLTGVDNIRDVIPYFRTPMNCDF, encoded by the coding sequence ATGACTACCATCACCACCCGGGAACTGAAGGAGCGGCTTCAGGACCTGCAGGGCCAGGAAGTTACCCTGCTGGGCTGGATCCGCAATCATCGGAAACAGAAGAACATGGGCTTTGTCGACTTCTTTGACGGAACCTGCTTCAAGAATCCCCAGGTGGTCTATGATAATACCCTGCCGGACTTCGAGACGGTGCAGGCCCTCCGGGTTGGCAGCGCTGTGAAGGTGACCGGCAAAGTCGTCCCCAGCTACAAGGATCCGGAAACCCCTGAGATCCAGGCCAGTGAGATCACCCTTGAAGGCGACTGCCCGGAAGATTATCCGCTGCAGCCCAAGCGCCACACCGTGGAATACCTGCGGGAAATCGCTTACCTGCGTCCGCGGACCCGGCTGTTCCAGGCGGTCTTCCGTGTACGGAGCGTTGCCTCCATGGCGATCCACACCTATTTCCAGGACCGGGGATATGTTTATGTCCATACACCCCTGATCACCGGCAATGACGCTGAGGGCGCCGGCAACACCTTTACCGTAACCACCCTGCCCAAGGGCTCCACCGCGGACGCGTCCGAAGACTTCTTCGGCAAGCCCACGAGCCTGGCAGTCACCGGCCAGCTGGAAGGCGAAACCTTCGCCATGGCCTTCTCCAAGATCTACACCTTCGGACCCACCTTCCGCGCCGAGAACAGCAACACCAAGACCCACGCCGCGGAATTCTGGATGATCGAGCCGGAAATCGCCTTCTGCGACCTGGACCAGCTGATGGACCTGGAGGAAGACTTCCTGAAAGCCATCGTGAAGACCGTCCTGGAAAAATGCCCGGACGAGCTGAAGTTCCTGGACCAGTTCACCGGCGGCGGACTGCTGGACAAGCTGAACACCCTGCTCACCAGCACCTGTGCCCGTGTGACCCACGAGGAAGCCATCGCCATCCTGCGCAAGGCCATGGAGAACGGAACCGAATTCAAGTTTGAGCCGAAGTTCGGCGAGGATACCGCCAAGGAGCACGAGAAGTACCTGACCGAAGAATACTTCCACAGCCCGGTATTCGTTTACAACTGGCCAAAGGATATCAAAGCCTTCTACATGTACCAGAACGATGACGGAAAGACCGTCGCGGCAGTGGACCTGCTGGTTCCCGGCTCCGGTGAGCTGATGGGCGGCAGCCAGAGAGAAACCCGGTATGACCTGCTGGTACAGCGGATGGATGAGCTGGGCATCAGCAAGGAAGAGATGTACTGGTATGTCAACCTGCGCCGGTTCGGCGGCTGCACTCACTCCGGTTTCGGCATGGGCTTCGAGCGCCTGCTGATCTACCTCACCGGTGTGGATAACATCCGTGATGTCATCCCGTACTTCCGTACACCAATGAACTGCGATTTCTGA
- the aepX gene encoding phosphoenolpyruvate mutase yields MKALILNSGLGSRMGVLTSEHPKCMTEISPRETILSRQLRQLSEAGIRQAVITTGYYDEVLVNYCRALDLPLDYTFVKNPVYDQTNYIYSIYCAREYLDDDIVLMHGDLVFENEVFDKVLASESSCMTVSSTLPLPEKDFKAQVKDGMVMRVGVDIFEDALEAQALYKLNKNDWKVWLDKIVEFCEAGNRKVYAENALNELNGAANIAALDVGDLLCAEIDNPEDLAAVSAKLKTVENRTVYMCFASDIIHGGHIKIIRRAQRLGKLVIGVLSDEAVASYKRFPLVPEAERMRLFENIAGVSKVVEQRTLSYRENLEKYHPDIVVHGDDWCTGFQQPVRDEVVSILASYGGKLVEYPYSHDEKYRELQRRERAELAMPDMRRGRLRRLLDVKSLVTVMEAHDGLTGLIVENTVVHENGGARQFDAMWLSSLCDSTAKGKPDIELVDMTSRFRTIDDIMEVTTKPIIFDGDTGGLTEHFVYTVRSLERMGVSMVIIEDKTGLKKNSLFGTEVVQTQDTIENFCAKIRAGKKAQRTQEFMICARIESLILEQGMEDALTRAFAFVEAGADAIMIHSRKKDPSEIQEFIEKFRAKDSTTPIVLVPTSFNSVTEEEWKERGANIIIYANQLMRAEVPAMQKAAEIILKNHRAEECDEMLMPFKEIIRLIPEE; encoded by the coding sequence ATGAAAGCACTGATCCTGAATTCCGGGCTTGGAAGCCGTATGGGTGTCCTGACATCCGAGCATCCCAAGTGCATGACGGAGATCTCCCCGCGGGAAACGATCCTTTCCCGCCAGCTTCGCCAGCTTTCCGAAGCCGGAATCCGGCAGGCAGTCATTACCACCGGCTATTATGACGAGGTGCTGGTGAACTACTGCAGGGCGCTGGACCTTCCGCTGGACTATACCTTTGTGAAAAATCCTGTCTATGACCAGACAAACTATATCTATTCCATCTACTGCGCAAGGGAGTACCTGGACGATGACATCGTGCTGATGCACGGTGATCTTGTTTTTGAGAATGAAGTATTTGACAAGGTGCTGGCTTCCGAATCTTCCTGCATGACGGTTTCCTCCACCCTTCCGCTGCCGGAAAAGGATTTCAAGGCGCAGGTGAAGGACGGTATGGTCATGCGGGTCGGCGTGGACATTTTTGAGGACGCGCTGGAAGCCCAGGCTCTGTACAAACTGAATAAAAACGACTGGAAGGTCTGGCTGGACAAGATTGTTGAATTCTGCGAAGCCGGAAACCGGAAGGTTTATGCGGAAAACGCCCTGAACGAGCTGAACGGCGCCGCGAATATTGCCGCGCTGGACGTGGGCGACCTGCTGTGCGCGGAGATCGACAACCCGGAGGACCTGGCGGCTGTTTCCGCGAAACTGAAGACCGTGGAAAACCGGACGGTCTATATGTGTTTTGCCTCAGACATTATCCACGGCGGGCACATCAAGATCATCCGCCGGGCACAGCGGCTGGGAAAACTGGTGATCGGCGTCCTTTCGGATGAGGCGGTGGCTTCCTATAAGCGGTTCCCGCTGGTTCCGGAAGCGGAACGGATGCGCCTGTTTGAGAATATTGCCGGTGTCTCCAAAGTGGTGGAACAGCGGACCCTCAGTTACCGGGAAAACCTGGAGAAGTATCATCCGGACATCGTTGTTCACGGGGATGACTGGTGCACCGGGTTCCAGCAGCCTGTCCGGGATGAAGTGGTTTCCATCCTGGCGTCCTATGGTGGAAAACTGGTGGAATATCCCTACAGCCATGATGAGAAATACCGGGAACTCCAGCGCCGGGAACGGGCGGAACTGGCCATGCCGGATATGCGCCGGGGACGGCTGCGCCGCCTGCTGGACGTGAAGAGCCTGGTGACAGTCATGGAAGCCCATGACGGTCTGACCGGCCTGATCGTGGAGAACACCGTGGTGCATGAAAACGGCGGCGCCCGCCAGTTTGACGCCATGTGGCTTTCCTCCCTGTGTGATTCCACGGCCAAGGGCAAGCCGGATATCGAGCTGGTGGATATGACCTCCCGGTTCCGCACCATAGACGATATCATGGAAGTGACCACCAAGCCGATTATTTTTGACGGAGATACGGGCGGATTAACGGAACATTTTGTGTATACGGTACGTTCTTTAGAGCGTATGGGTGTTTCCATGGTGATCATTGAGGACAAGACCGGGCTGAAGAAGAACTCCCTTTTCGGTACGGAGGTTGTCCAGACCCAGGACACCATTGAGAACTTCTGCGCGAAGATCCGGGCGGGCAAAAAAGCCCAGCGGACGCAGGAGTTCATGATCTGTGCGCGGATCGAATCCCTGATCCTGGAGCAGGGCATGGAGGATGCCCTGACGCGGGCTTTCGCTTTCGTGGAAGCGGGAGCGGACGCCATTATGATCCACAGCCGGAAGAAGGATCCGTCCGAAATTCAGGAATTCATTGAAAAGTTCCGGGCAAAGGACAGCACGACACCCATCGTGCTGGTTCCCACCAGCTTCAACTCCGTGACGGAGGAAGAATGGAAGGAACGGGGAGCCAACATTATTATTTACGCCAACCAGCTGATGCGGGCGGAGGTTCCCGCCATGCAGAAGGCCGCGGAGATCATCCTGAAAAACCACAGGGCAGAGGAATGCGATGAGATGCTGATGCCCTTCAAGGAGATCATCCGGCTGATTCCCGAAGAATAA
- a CDS encoding DUF4214 domain-containing protein, translated as MPIRTGMTRRIISLLLALCLLLSVFPAAAEAAWKTQETPYGAKLKAGTVFYTNSELTEELGTLQKGAVVEVSEIRDRAARIVYTVKEKTEKAWVAGTDLILLSVATPTDLEDLTRKEDVILFAPIVPDEPEQLEADEIVPDVIPAEDEDNPSTGVVPTDVEEPSAIDVIPTEGSERPEEEPVALPQWRTGGSPVRGSEESPTDSESDLQQEEEESAPVVIPGSVEESPTDSDSNSQQEEDDLTPGVILNGAEGESEESPSEPLSDGESEEEPASPSVILGFETPGELSSGQFSEENGRQPRVDEVEVEESPADSDSNPQQEDVSAASAVLSAVTEDSPVIETVEESETDVSFGSIEDTIVLEVITGEEARQAAEEAEKAAAAETGNSYTITETGAMVSPDFSNKDILPAPRNQNPFGTCWIFSSIGGLEADLIKGGESKDIDLSEFFLAYYTAHNYPYPKGISDDDISLKKESTNWRNYLSYGGNRELALYYLTVLIGTTTEVDNPYGSIVKTTPQNVTDIAAQMTGAYRIDPTNRDQIKQMIKEHGAVGASVAMPDSSNKGKVYRKDGLYLYGETTTSNHSVLLVGWKDDLAVSNFDTRLQPAGPGAWLVRNSWGESDGEGGYFWVSYYDYALNDKTMHAYDAVSGDSQIDDYCYSYARVIDPQRSYSAYDKITLVQAFTVDGDEQIRAVGVDVDTENVTVSAVIRVNGRKVAETKPCTASIAGFYRLELTSPWLVSSKTKVDVEVTYQARKEGTLLRIWYQRPGSASVTDGLITTTSVIDSGGFTANGNHVDGDSLLRLYTERKASSKLVQSVTLDKKSISLQSGESIKLTATITPSDASNQTLSWSSSNNNIAWIDENGIVVGGREKGKAVITAMSSNGKYATCEVSNTAVDVPATTVKIAGKFISAGTTQYTIRTSATGIMGGDIFDLEAVMDPKYSTDSLVWTTSDTSVVSLVALNGKKHTCTFRANGNGTAVITVEAKGADNTVHATAKLNLTLDMTIPVKAVLVNPYAFVYYEGETQQLTALIYPSDATDQRVTWTSSNPSVATVSSDGMVQCVMEGKAVITATTKDGGYTATCDVTVHPRRDPVEAFLFRMYRTCLLRLPDDIGLRYWIKEIRSGRQSGAQAAFNFFFSNEMIARNLPDAEYLERAYEAILGRASDAGGKQYWMQRMKAGFSRQAIISGFTSSDEFSAICARYGINRGYYQVSEPRDQNYGITAYVSRLYTKMQGRDFDIGGLNYWCNIILKKPTKATLVQVAVDGFMHSNEFKAKGLDDTAFIKVMYRTFLDREAEPEGLLYWLNKLASGMSRENVAAGFAASNEFGAIMAQFGFN; from the coding sequence ATGCCAATTCGTACCGGAATGACACGGAGGATCATATCACTGCTGCTGGCACTGTGCCTGCTGCTGTCTGTGTTTCCTGCGGCCGCGGAGGCTGCCTGGAAAACGCAGGAGACGCCCTACGGCGCGAAACTGAAGGCAGGTACGGTTTTTTATACCAATTCTGAACTGACAGAAGAACTGGGCACCCTGCAGAAGGGGGCTGTGGTTGAAGTATCCGAAATCCGGGACCGGGCGGCCCGGATTGTTTATACGGTCAAAGAGAAAACTGAAAAAGCCTGGGTCGCGGGAACAGATCTGATCCTGCTTTCTGTTGCGACGCCTACAGACCTGGAAGACCTGACCCGCAAAGAGGATGTCATCCTGTTTGCCCCGATTGTCCCGGATGAACCAGAACAGCTTGAGGCAGATGAAATTGTTCCGGATGTCATTCCAGCTGAAGATGAAGACAACCCTTCCACGGGTGTTGTTCCAACGGATGTTGAAGAACCCTCCGCTATCGATGTCATTCCGACCGAAGGTTCGGAACGCCCGGAGGAAGAGCCAGTGGCTCTTCCTCAGTGGAGAACGGGCGGCAGCCCCGTTCGCGGAAGCGAGGAATCTCCCACGGATTCAGAGTCTGACCTGCAACAGGAGGAAGAAGAATCCGCGCCAGTTGTTATTCCGGGCAGCGTTGAGGAATCTCCCACGGATTCAGATTCCAACTCACAGCAGGAAGAGGATGACCTCACGCCCGGTGTCATTCTGAACGGAGCCGAAGGCGAAAGTGAAGAATCTCCTTCGGAACCTCTTTCTGACGGCGAATCGGAAGAGGAACCCGCTTCTCCTTCTGTCATTCTGGGGTTCGAAACGCCCGGAGAACTGTCCAGTGGACAGTTCTCAGAGGAGAACGGGCGGCAGCCCCGGGTCGACGAAGTCGAAGTCGAGGAATCTCCCGCGGATTCAGATTCCAACCCGCAGCAGGAGGACGTCTCCGCCGCTTCCGCTGTTCTTTCCGCCGTGACCGAAGACTCCCCTGTCATCGAAACCGTGGAAGAATCCGAAACGGACGTCAGCTTTGGCAGCATTGAAGACACAATCGTGCTGGAAGTGATCACCGGAGAGGAAGCCCGGCAGGCTGCGGAGGAAGCGGAAAAAGCGGCCGCGGCGGAAACTGGCAACAGCTATACCATTACAGAAACCGGCGCGATGGTTTCGCCCGACTTCAGCAACAAGGATATCCTGCCGGCGCCCCGGAACCAGAATCCGTTCGGAACCTGCTGGATCTTTTCCAGCATCGGCGGCCTGGAGGCCGACCTGATCAAGGGCGGCGAGAGCAAGGATATTGACCTTTCCGAGTTTTTCCTGGCCTACTATACAGCGCATAATTATCCTTATCCGAAGGGCATATCAGACGATGATATCAGCCTGAAAAAAGAATCGACGAACTGGAGAAATTATCTCAGTTACGGCGGAAACAGGGAACTGGCCCTTTATTACCTGACGGTTCTCATCGGTACCACCACTGAGGTGGACAATCCTTACGGCAGCATCGTAAAGACGACGCCGCAGAATGTGACGGATATCGCGGCCCAGATGACCGGCGCCTACCGGATCGATCCTACGAACAGGGATCAGATCAAGCAGATGATCAAGGAACACGGTGCCGTCGGAGCTTCGGTTGCCATGCCGGACAGCAGTAACAAAGGGAAGGTTTATCGCAAGGACGGCCTTTACCTGTACGGCGAAACCACAACCAGCAACCATTCCGTCCTGCTGGTGGGATGGAAGGATGACCTGGCTGTATCCAATTTTGACACCAGGCTGCAGCCGGCGGGACCGGGTGCCTGGCTGGTGCGCAACAGCTGGGGTGAAAGCGACGGAGAAGGCGGTTATTTCTGGGTATCCTATTATGATTATGCCCTGAACGACAAAACCATGCACGCCTATGACGCGGTGAGCGGTGACAGCCAGATCGATGACTACTGCTACAGCTACGCGAGGGTCATCGATCCCCAGCGTTCTTACAGCGCGTATGACAAAATCACCCTTGTCCAGGCATTTACGGTGGACGGGGATGAACAGATCCGCGCGGTAGGCGTGGATGTGGATACAGAAAACGTGACCGTATCGGCTGTGATCCGGGTAAACGGACGGAAAGTGGCTGAAACAAAACCCTGTACCGCGTCCATAGCTGGTTTTTACCGGCTGGAGCTGACTTCCCCCTGGCTTGTCAGCAGCAAAACAAAAGTCGATGTGGAAGTGACTTACCAGGCCCGGAAGGAAGGCACGCTGCTCAGGATCTGGTACCAGAGGCCCGGAAGCGCAAGCGTTACTGACGGACTGATTACCACTACAAGCGTTATTGACAGCGGCGGATTTACAGCGAACGGGAACCATGTGGACGGTGACAGCCTGCTCCGCCTGTATACAGAACGGAAAGCCAGCTCGAAGCTGGTCCAGAGCGTGACCCTGGACAAAAAGAGCATTTCCCTGCAGAGCGGTGAAAGCATCAAGCTGACCGCAACGATCACGCCTTCTGACGCGTCAAACCAGACGCTTTCCTGGTCTTCCTCCAATAACAATATTGCCTGGATCGACGAAAACGGTATTGTGGTCGGCGGCAGGGAAAAGGGCAAGGCTGTCATTACGGCCATGAGCTCCAACGGCAAATATGCCACCTGCGAGGTCAGCAATACAGCCGTGGATGTTCCGGCCACGACGGTGAAGATTGCAGGTAAATTTATCAGCGCGGGTACCACGCAGTATACGATCCGGACGTCCGCAACCGGGATCATGGGCGGTGACATCTTTGACCTGGAAGCGGTGATGGATCCGAAATACAGCACCGATTCCCTTGTGTGGACGACTTCGGACACCAGTGTGGTTTCGCTTGTAGCCCTGAACGGGAAGAAGCACACCTGTACGTTCAGAGCCAACGGAAACGGCACGGCAGTGATCACTGTGGAAGCCAAAGGGGCAGACAATACAGTCCACGCGACGGCCAAACTGAATCTGACCCTGGACATGACGATCCCTGTGAAGGCGGTGCTGGTGAATCCCTATGCCTTTGTCTATTATGAAGGAGAAACGCAGCAGCTGACAGCGCTCATCTATCCTTCAGACGCGACGGATCAGCGGGTAACCTGGACTTCTTCCAATCCGTCTGTGGCCACAGTGTCTTCTGACGGTATGGTCCAGTGTGTAATGGAAGGCAAAGCGGTTATCACTGCCACAACAAAAGACGGCGGTTATACGGCTACGTGCGATGTGACAGTTCATCCAAGAAGGGATCCGGTGGAGGCCTTCCTTTTCCGGATGTACAGGACCTGCCTGCTGCGGCTTCCGGATGATATAGGTCTCAGGTACTGGATCAAAGAGATCAGGAGCGGGCGGCAGAGCGGCGCACAGGCTGCTTTCAACTTCTTCTTCAGCAATGAGATGATTGCCCGGAACCTGCCGGATGCCGAATACCTGGAACGTGCTTATGAAGCCATCCTGGGCCGGGCGTCTGACGCGGGCGGAAAGCAGTACTGGATGCAGCGGATGAAGGCGGGTTTCTCCCGCCAGGCGATCATCAGCGGCTTTACCAGTTCGGATGAATTCAGCGCCATCTGTGCCCGTTACGGGATTAACCGCGGATACTACCAGGTATCCGAACCGCGGGATCAGAATTACGGGATCACAGCCTATGTCAGCCGCCTGTATACCAAGATGCAGGGACGGGATTTTGACATCGGCGGACTGAACTACTGGTGCAATATCATCCTGAAGAAGCCCACCAAGGCGACGCTGGTGCAGGTCGCGGTGGACGGTTTCATGCATTCCAATGAATTCAAAGCCAAGGGGCTGGATGACACAGCCTTTATCAAGGTCATGTACCGTACCTTCCTGGACCGTGAGGCGGAACCGGAAGGACTGCTGTACTGGCTGAACAAGCTGGCTTCCGGCATGAGCCGGGAGAATGTGGCCGCCGGTTTCGCGGCGTCCAACGAATTTGGTGCCATTATGGCACAGTTCGGTTTTAACTAA